One segment of Setaria viridis chromosome 4, Setaria_viridis_v4.0, whole genome shotgun sequence DNA contains the following:
- the LOC117854009 gene encoding uncharacterized protein isoform X2, with product MEVDDDVEDDDVDFNPFLREGSPSETSSSLTSEAECEEHSSDKRPSSGMYLQNSIVNENTSDCALPQTRLSSKDVVKEIFPEKTSTQVNIENDEGRLNELEKDVLPGEATCSPTVQNSHHPLEASEEDAICRRTRARYSLANYSLEELETFLQESDDDGDLQNVDEEEEYRKFLASVLSGVGDDTQACQGDENQDEDDNDADFELEIEEALESDGDENTENYDDTNGKKGKDGRRPQTRQRRPFTELPGAGSYRYESNKTHLRPILPYVPTAVVTPAHAFGWQYPTQNALFPSSLALVTCAPLVCGFTDQQLGQLHVLIYEHAQLLIQTFSLCVLDPSKQDVANNIKKMIVELVGSRDQALARSAPHRHIFFESQHLSSSLVSSESSQCQWMPLIKSPVISILDVAPLQFALGYLSDVATAVVKHRKSHVDGTADKNRRKEPLFPSPVINNCKEASNISQDTSVSSGQLQQKKSLAATLLENTKKDTVALVPADIARLAQRFFSLFNFALFPHKPPPAAMANRVLFTDAEDRLLALGIQEYNNDWGAIQKRFLPCKSNHQIFVRQKNRSSSKAPDNPVKEVRRMKTSPLTVEEKECIREGLRIFKNDWTSVWKFVVPHRDPSLLQRQWRVASGVQKSYTKSDAEKERRRTYEAKRRKLRASMPDSRVVRGQEADYNASEDVENDDDSYVNEAFLEDTDSRSINMMPCQLPLPRNAGKNMMMQSGTGLDEECGTTCGYIEPQKGSGTRLDVTTSYIPLMFCPSDGPSYVRAPSTTAPVVSCGSLDQLQASQVSKEKGSCVVKLAPDLPPVNLPPSVRVLSQVAFHPNATHFHGTSDNAAPVPPLTYTESAYRQLNLFPDHRANSRLQQNGISNENTTEDGAEQDLQMHPLLFQYPQDVVSSYSHPVQNLINQSRKYDLFPFEKVQVERSNNQISGSTENGTANANTIDFHPLLQRTEVEVHDEVPEGDYHQSVNQSEYNMRQAPVDDQSTPGQASTSPSERETSIDLNIHLCSPTEIKDSNDLRGTFSKSNVQDEVSRKDKAGMPELEVLNSCSHHCIEEPNEESMQGIVMEQEELSDSEEDSQHVEFECEEMDDSEEEQVQGTEASPIQKKGISASVICGEFHVNNDQSQIQQGSVQMDKQGTSSMQKLQVSSRSARAMLKPETAKRTGFRVNQRSSSSRTTETSRSKTRSSKQPQGQSSAERKPNDSRRTRKTPAPR from the exons ATGGAAGTTGACGATGACGTtgaggatgatgatgtggaTTTTAACCCTTTTCTTAGGGAAGGATCTCCGTCTGAGACCTCATCAAGCCTTACTTCAGAAGCAGAATGCGAGGAACATAGTTCTGACAAGCGGCCAAGTAGCGGGATGTATCTGCAGAATAGCATAGTTAATGAAAACACAAGTGACTGTGCACTTCCTCAAACTAGATTGTCATCTAAAGATGTTGTCAAAGAAATATTTCCAGAAAAAACATCAACCCAGGTTAATATTGAGAATGATGAAGGTCGCTTGAATGAATTGGAAAAGGATGTTTTACCAGGCGAAGCCACTTGCTCTCCAACAGTGCAAAACTCTCATCACCCTCTGGAAGCTAGTGAGGAAGATGCAATTTGCAGACGGACGAGAGCAAGATACTCACTAGCAAACTATTCACTTGAGGAATTAGAGACCTTTCTCCAGGAGtcagatgatgatggtgatcTGCAGAATGTCGATGAGGAAGAGGAATACCGCAAGTTTCTTGCATCTGTCCTGTCTGGTGTTGGCGATGACACACAGGCGTGCCAGGGGGACGAAAACCAGGATGAAGATGATAATGATGCAGACTTTGAGCTTGAGATTGAGGAGGCCTTAGAAAGTGATGGTGATGAAAATACTGAGAACTATGATGACACAAATGGTAAAAAGGGGAAAGATGGCCGTAGGCCTCAGACTAGGCAGAGGCGGCCATTCACCGAGTTGCCTGGGGCAGGTAGCTATCGTTACGAATCCAATAAAACTCATTTAAGACCAATTCTGCCATATGTTCCAACTGCAGTGGTGACTCCTGCACATGCTTTTGGATGGCAATATCCTACCCAGAATGCCCTTTTCCCTTCATCATTGGCACTGGTAACTTGTGCACCTTTAGTTTGTGGATTTACTGATCAGCAACTTGGCCAACTGCATGTATTGATATATGAGCATGCTCAGCTCCTGATCCAAACCTTTTCCCTATGTGTTCTTGATCCATCTAAACAAGATGTGGCTAATAATATAAAAAAGATGATAGTTGAGTTGGTTGGCTCTCGTGATCAAGCATTGGCTAGGAGTGCTCCTCATCGGCATATCTTTTTTGAATCGCAGCATCTCTCATCTAGTCTTGTTTCTTCTGAGAGTTCACAATGCCAATGGATGCCATTAATCAAGAGTCCTGTTATATCTATCCTTGATGTCGCACCGCTTCAGTTCGCCCTCGGTTATTTAAGTGATGTGGCAACAG CTGTCGTGAAGCATAGAAAAAGTCATGTGGATGGCACTGCTGACAAAAATCGCAGGAAAGAGCCTCTATTTCCTTCACCAGTGATTAACAATTGCAAAGAAGCAAGCAACATTTCTCAAGATACATCTGTTTCATCTGGGCAGTTACAGCAGAAGAAATCATTAGCTGCTACCCTGCTTGAGAATACTAAAAAGGACACAGTTGCTCTTGTTCCAGCTGACATTGCAAGATTAGCACAGAGATTCTTTTCACTTTTCAATTTTGCATTGTTTCCTCATAagccacctcctgcagctatgGCCAATAGAGTGCTTTTCACTGATGCAGAGGACAG ATTATTAGCTCTAGGAATTCAGGAATATAATAATGACTGGGGAGCAATACAAAAGCGCTTTCTTCCTTGTAAATCAAATCATCAG ATATTTGTGAGACAAAAGAATCGTAGCTCCTCCAAAGCCCCTGATAATCCAGTTAAG GAGGTGCGCCGTATGAAGACATCTCCATTGACAGTTGAGGAGAAGGAATGTATCCGGGAG GGACTGAGGATCTTCAAAAATGATTGGACATCAGTTTGGAAGTTTGTAGTGCCACATAGGGATCCTTCACTTCTCCAACGTCAATGGAGAGTTGCAAGTGGAGTTCAGAAATCTTACACTAAAAGTGATgctgaaaaagaaagaaggcgaaCATATGAAGCAAAGAGGAGAAAGCTGAGAGCATCAATGCCTGATTCACGAGTAGTCCGTGGGCAAGAG GCTGATTACAATGCTTCTGAGGATGTTGAAAATGATGATGATTCATATGTCAATGAAGCATTTTTGGAAGACACAGATAGTAGAAGCATTAACATGATGCCTTGTCAGCTGCCTTTACCAAGAAATGCTGGAAAAAACATGATGATGCAGTCAGGCACAGGCCTCGATGAAGAATGTGGCACTACATGTGGTTACATTGAACCACAGAAAGGAAGTGGTACACGCCTTGATGTAACCACCTCATATATACCTTTAATGTTCTGCCCCTCTGATGGCCCTTCATATGTGAGAGCACCTTCCACTACAGCTCCAGTGGTATCATGTGGCTCTCTGGATCAACTTCAAGCTTCCCAAGTGAGTAAAGAGAAAGGTAGTTGTGTGGTCAAGTTGGCTCCAGACTTGCCACCTGTGAACCTTCCTCCTTCTGTCCGTGTCCTATCTCAGGTGGCATTTCATCCAAATGCAACCCACTTTCATGGCACCTCAGATAATGCAGCTCCTGTGCCACCTCTAACCTATACCGAAAGTGCTTACAGACAGCTAAATCTGTTTCCTGATCACAGAGCTAATTCTAGATTGCAGCAGAATGGGATCTCTAATGAAAATACTACAGAAGATGGTGCTGAGCAAGATTTGCAGATGCATCCTTTGCTGTTTCAGTATCCTCAAGATGTGGTTTCATCATACAGTCATCCAGTCCAAAATCTTATTAATCAGTCAAGAAAATATGATCTTTTCCCCTTTGAGAAAGTTCAAGTTGAGAGAAGTAACAACCAGATTTCAGGTTCCACTGAAAACGGTACTGCAAATGCTAACACTATTGACTTCCATCCTCTCTTGCAAAGAACTGAAGTTGAGGTGCATGATGAAGTACCAGAAGGTGACTACCATCAATCTGTTAATCAGTCTGAGTATAATATGAGGCAAGCACCAGTAGATGACCAGTCAACACCTGGGCAAGCATCCACAAGCCCTTCTGAAAGGGAAACCAGTATTGACTTGAACATTCATTTATGTTCTCCAACGGAGATAAAAGATTCGAATGACTTAAGAGGTACTTTTAGCAAATCAAATGTTCAAGATGAAGTTTCTAGGAAGGACAAAGCTGGTATGCCAGAGCTAGAGGTTCTAAATTCCTGTTCTCATCATTGCATTGAAGAGCCTAATGAAGAATCAATGCAAGGGATTGTGATGGAACAAGAAGAATTAAGTGATTCTGAGGAAGACAGCCAGCATGTTGAGTTTGAATGTGAGGAAATGGATGATTCTGAAGAGGAGCAAGTTCAGGGTACAGAAGCCTCTCCAATTCAGAAAAAG GGCATCTCAGCATCAGTTATTTGTGGGGAATTCCATGTTAACAATGACCAGAGTCAAATCCAACAAGGATCTGTTCAAATGGATAAACAAGGTACAAGTTCAATGCAGAAATTGCAAGTTTCTTCTCGGTCAGCGAGGGCTATGTTGAAGCCAGAAACTGCAAAGCGCACAGGATTTAGGGTGAACCAACGTTCGTCCTCTTCTCGCACAACTGAAACTAGCCGGAGCAAAACCAGAAGTTCTAAACAGCCGCAGGGGCAGTCAAGTGCTGAACGCAAGCCCAATGATTCAAGAAGAACTAGAAAAACTCCAGCCCCAAGATGA
- the LOC117854009 gene encoding uncharacterized protein isoform X1, giving the protein MAGCRKSYCSKSNMEVDDDVEDDDVDFNPFLREGSPSETSSSLTSEAECEEHSSDKRPSSGMYLQNSIVNENTSDCALPQTRLSSKDVVKEIFPEKTSTQVNIENDEGRLNELEKDVLPGEATCSPTVQNSHHPLEASEEDAICRRTRARYSLANYSLEELETFLQESDDDGDLQNVDEEEEYRKFLASVLSGVGDDTQACQGDENQDEDDNDADFELEIEEALESDGDENTENYDDTNGKKGKDGRRPQTRQRRPFTELPGAGSYRYESNKTHLRPILPYVPTAVVTPAHAFGWQYPTQNALFPSSLALVTCAPLVCGFTDQQLGQLHVLIYEHAQLLIQTFSLCVLDPSKQDVANNIKKMIVELVGSRDQALARSAPHRHIFFESQHLSSSLVSSESSQCQWMPLIKSPVISILDVAPLQFALGYLSDVATAVVKHRKSHVDGTADKNRRKEPLFPSPVINNCKEASNISQDTSVSSGQLQQKKSLAATLLENTKKDTVALVPADIARLAQRFFSLFNFALFPHKPPPAAMANRVLFTDAEDRLLALGIQEYNNDWGAIQKRFLPCKSNHQIFVRQKNRSSSKAPDNPVKEVRRMKTSPLTVEEKECIREGLRIFKNDWTSVWKFVVPHRDPSLLQRQWRVASGVQKSYTKSDAEKERRRTYEAKRRKLRASMPDSRVVRGQEADYNASEDVENDDDSYVNEAFLEDTDSRSINMMPCQLPLPRNAGKNMMMQSGTGLDEECGTTCGYIEPQKGSGTRLDVTTSYIPLMFCPSDGPSYVRAPSTTAPVVSCGSLDQLQASQVSKEKGSCVVKLAPDLPPVNLPPSVRVLSQVAFHPNATHFHGTSDNAAPVPPLTYTESAYRQLNLFPDHRANSRLQQNGISNENTTEDGAEQDLQMHPLLFQYPQDVVSSYSHPVQNLINQSRKYDLFPFEKVQVERSNNQISGSTENGTANANTIDFHPLLQRTEVEVHDEVPEGDYHQSVNQSEYNMRQAPVDDQSTPGQASTSPSERETSIDLNIHLCSPTEIKDSNDLRGTFSKSNVQDEVSRKDKAGMPELEVLNSCSHHCIEEPNEESMQGIVMEQEELSDSEEDSQHVEFECEEMDDSEEEQVQGTEASPIQKKGISASVICGEFHVNNDQSQIQQGSVQMDKQGTSSMQKLQVSSRSARAMLKPETAKRTGFRVNQRSSSSRTTETSRSKTRSSKQPQGQSSAERKPNDSRRTRKTPAPR; this is encoded by the exons ATGGCAGGTTGTAGGAAATCCTACTGTAGCAAATCAAATATGGAAGTTGACGATGACGTtgaggatgatgatgtggaTTTTAACCCTTTTCTTAGGGAAGGATCTCCGTCTGAGACCTCATCAAGCCTTACTTCAGAAGCAGAATGCGAGGAACATAGTTCTGACAAGCGGCCAAGTAGCGGGATGTATCTGCAGAATAGCATAGTTAATGAAAACACAAGTGACTGTGCACTTCCTCAAACTAGATTGTCATCTAAAGATGTTGTCAAAGAAATATTTCCAGAAAAAACATCAACCCAGGTTAATATTGAGAATGATGAAGGTCGCTTGAATGAATTGGAAAAGGATGTTTTACCAGGCGAAGCCACTTGCTCTCCAACAGTGCAAAACTCTCATCACCCTCTGGAAGCTAGTGAGGAAGATGCAATTTGCAGACGGACGAGAGCAAGATACTCACTAGCAAACTATTCACTTGAGGAATTAGAGACCTTTCTCCAGGAGtcagatgatgatggtgatcTGCAGAATGTCGATGAGGAAGAGGAATACCGCAAGTTTCTTGCATCTGTCCTGTCTGGTGTTGGCGATGACACACAGGCGTGCCAGGGGGACGAAAACCAGGATGAAGATGATAATGATGCAGACTTTGAGCTTGAGATTGAGGAGGCCTTAGAAAGTGATGGTGATGAAAATACTGAGAACTATGATGACACAAATGGTAAAAAGGGGAAAGATGGCCGTAGGCCTCAGACTAGGCAGAGGCGGCCATTCACCGAGTTGCCTGGGGCAGGTAGCTATCGTTACGAATCCAATAAAACTCATTTAAGACCAATTCTGCCATATGTTCCAACTGCAGTGGTGACTCCTGCACATGCTTTTGGATGGCAATATCCTACCCAGAATGCCCTTTTCCCTTCATCATTGGCACTGGTAACTTGTGCACCTTTAGTTTGTGGATTTACTGATCAGCAACTTGGCCAACTGCATGTATTGATATATGAGCATGCTCAGCTCCTGATCCAAACCTTTTCCCTATGTGTTCTTGATCCATCTAAACAAGATGTGGCTAATAATATAAAAAAGATGATAGTTGAGTTGGTTGGCTCTCGTGATCAAGCATTGGCTAGGAGTGCTCCTCATCGGCATATCTTTTTTGAATCGCAGCATCTCTCATCTAGTCTTGTTTCTTCTGAGAGTTCACAATGCCAATGGATGCCATTAATCAAGAGTCCTGTTATATCTATCCTTGATGTCGCACCGCTTCAGTTCGCCCTCGGTTATTTAAGTGATGTGGCAACAG CTGTCGTGAAGCATAGAAAAAGTCATGTGGATGGCACTGCTGACAAAAATCGCAGGAAAGAGCCTCTATTTCCTTCACCAGTGATTAACAATTGCAAAGAAGCAAGCAACATTTCTCAAGATACATCTGTTTCATCTGGGCAGTTACAGCAGAAGAAATCATTAGCTGCTACCCTGCTTGAGAATACTAAAAAGGACACAGTTGCTCTTGTTCCAGCTGACATTGCAAGATTAGCACAGAGATTCTTTTCACTTTTCAATTTTGCATTGTTTCCTCATAagccacctcctgcagctatgGCCAATAGAGTGCTTTTCACTGATGCAGAGGACAG ATTATTAGCTCTAGGAATTCAGGAATATAATAATGACTGGGGAGCAATACAAAAGCGCTTTCTTCCTTGTAAATCAAATCATCAG ATATTTGTGAGACAAAAGAATCGTAGCTCCTCCAAAGCCCCTGATAATCCAGTTAAG GAGGTGCGCCGTATGAAGACATCTCCATTGACAGTTGAGGAGAAGGAATGTATCCGGGAG GGACTGAGGATCTTCAAAAATGATTGGACATCAGTTTGGAAGTTTGTAGTGCCACATAGGGATCCTTCACTTCTCCAACGTCAATGGAGAGTTGCAAGTGGAGTTCAGAAATCTTACACTAAAAGTGATgctgaaaaagaaagaaggcgaaCATATGAAGCAAAGAGGAGAAAGCTGAGAGCATCAATGCCTGATTCACGAGTAGTCCGTGGGCAAGAG GCTGATTACAATGCTTCTGAGGATGTTGAAAATGATGATGATTCATATGTCAATGAAGCATTTTTGGAAGACACAGATAGTAGAAGCATTAACATGATGCCTTGTCAGCTGCCTTTACCAAGAAATGCTGGAAAAAACATGATGATGCAGTCAGGCACAGGCCTCGATGAAGAATGTGGCACTACATGTGGTTACATTGAACCACAGAAAGGAAGTGGTACACGCCTTGATGTAACCACCTCATATATACCTTTAATGTTCTGCCCCTCTGATGGCCCTTCATATGTGAGAGCACCTTCCACTACAGCTCCAGTGGTATCATGTGGCTCTCTGGATCAACTTCAAGCTTCCCAAGTGAGTAAAGAGAAAGGTAGTTGTGTGGTCAAGTTGGCTCCAGACTTGCCACCTGTGAACCTTCCTCCTTCTGTCCGTGTCCTATCTCAGGTGGCATTTCATCCAAATGCAACCCACTTTCATGGCACCTCAGATAATGCAGCTCCTGTGCCACCTCTAACCTATACCGAAAGTGCTTACAGACAGCTAAATCTGTTTCCTGATCACAGAGCTAATTCTAGATTGCAGCAGAATGGGATCTCTAATGAAAATACTACAGAAGATGGTGCTGAGCAAGATTTGCAGATGCATCCTTTGCTGTTTCAGTATCCTCAAGATGTGGTTTCATCATACAGTCATCCAGTCCAAAATCTTATTAATCAGTCAAGAAAATATGATCTTTTCCCCTTTGAGAAAGTTCAAGTTGAGAGAAGTAACAACCAGATTTCAGGTTCCACTGAAAACGGTACTGCAAATGCTAACACTATTGACTTCCATCCTCTCTTGCAAAGAACTGAAGTTGAGGTGCATGATGAAGTACCAGAAGGTGACTACCATCAATCTGTTAATCAGTCTGAGTATAATATGAGGCAAGCACCAGTAGATGACCAGTCAACACCTGGGCAAGCATCCACAAGCCCTTCTGAAAGGGAAACCAGTATTGACTTGAACATTCATTTATGTTCTCCAACGGAGATAAAAGATTCGAATGACTTAAGAGGTACTTTTAGCAAATCAAATGTTCAAGATGAAGTTTCTAGGAAGGACAAAGCTGGTATGCCAGAGCTAGAGGTTCTAAATTCCTGTTCTCATCATTGCATTGAAGAGCCTAATGAAGAATCAATGCAAGGGATTGTGATGGAACAAGAAGAATTAAGTGATTCTGAGGAAGACAGCCAGCATGTTGAGTTTGAATGTGAGGAAATGGATGATTCTGAAGAGGAGCAAGTTCAGGGTACAGAAGCCTCTCCAATTCAGAAAAAG GGCATCTCAGCATCAGTTATTTGTGGGGAATTCCATGTTAACAATGACCAGAGTCAAATCCAACAAGGATCTGTTCAAATGGATAAACAAGGTACAAGTTCAATGCAGAAATTGCAAGTTTCTTCTCGGTCAGCGAGGGCTATGTTGAAGCCAGAAACTGCAAAGCGCACAGGATTTAGGGTGAACCAACGTTCGTCCTCTTCTCGCACAACTGAAACTAGCCGGAGCAAAACCAGAAGTTCTAAACAGCCGCAGGGGCAGTCAAGTGCTGAACGCAAGCCCAATGATTCAAGAAGAACTAGAAAAACTCCAGCCCCAAGATGA
- the LOC117854010 gene encoding large ribosomal subunit protein eL33w, whose product MVKGRTGQRVRLYVRGTILGYKRSKSNQYETTSLVQIEGVNTKEDVAWYAGKRMAYIYKAKTKSSETRYRCIWGKVTRPHGNSGVVRAKFKSNLPPESMGRKVRVFMYPSSI is encoded by the exons ATGGTGAAGGGACGCACGGGGCAGCGCGTGAGGCTCTACGTCCGGGGCACCATCCTCGGATACAAGAG GTCCAAGTCGAACCAGTACGAGACCACGTCTCTGGTACAGATCGAGGGGGTGAACACCAAGGAGGACGTCGCGTGGTACGCCGGGAAGCGCATGGCGTACATCTACAAGGCCAAGACCAAGAGCAGCGAGACCCGCTACAGGTGCATCTGGGGCAAGGTCACCCGCCCGCACGGCAACTCCGGCGTCGTCCGCGCCAAGTTCAAGTCCAACCTCCCCCCGGAGTCCATG GGGCGCAAGGTCAGAGTGTTCATGTACCCGAGCAGCATCTGA
- the LOC117851582 gene encoding anthocyanidin 3-O-glucosyltransferase, producing the protein MAPAASSPAPHVAVVAFPFSSHAAVLLAFARALAAAAAPAGATISFLSTASSIAQLRGAAGGAGGMPGNLRFVEVPDGAPPPAAERAAAPVPRQMELFMAAAEAGGVEAGLEAARAAAGGVRVSCVVGDAFVWPAAEAAAAAGAPWVPVWTAASCALLAHLRTDALRADVGDQAVSRADELLVSHPGLASYRVRDLPDGVVSGDFNYVISRLVHRMGQVLPRAAAAAVALNTFPGLDPPDVTAALAELLPNCLPLGPYHLLLPKDTNTAAAAAPAADDPHGCLAWLDRHPARSVVYVSFGTVASPRPDELRELAAGLESSGAPFLWSLREDSWPLLPPGFLDRASAAGSGGLVVPWAPQVAVLRHAAVGAFVTHAGWASVMEGVASGVPMACRPFFGDQRMNARSVAHVWGFGAAFEGATMTRAGVATAVGELLRGEEGVRMRARARDLQAAVAAAFAPGGACRRNFDKFVEIVCRA; encoded by the exons ATGGCACCCgccgcgtcctcgccggcgccgcacgTGGCCGTGGTGGCGTTCCCTTTCAGCTCCCACGCGGCGGTGCTGCTCGCCTTCGCGcgggcgctggccgccgccgcggcgcccgcgggGGCCACGATCTCGTTCCTCTCCACCGCGTCCTCCATCGCGCAGCTCcgcggggcggccggcggcgctggcgggaTGCCGGGGAACCTGCGCTTCGTGGAGGTCCCGGACGGGGCGCCGCCTCCTGCGGCGGAGAGGGCTGCAGCGCCGGTGCCGCGGCAGATGGAGCTGTTCAtggccgccgcggaggccggaGGGGTGGAGGCCGGGCTGGAGgcggcccgcgccgcggcgggcggggtcAGGGTGAGCTGCGTGGTGGGCGACGCGTTCGTGTGGCCCGCGGCGGaggctgccgccgcggcgggcgcgccgTGGGTGCCCGTGTGGACCGCCGCGTCGTGCGCGCTCCTGGCGCACCTCCGCACCGACGCGCTCCGGGCCGACGTCGGCGACCAGG CCGTGAGCAGGGCGGATGAGCTGCTGGTGTCGCACCCGGGCCTCGCCAGCTACCGCGTCCGCGACCTCCCCGACGGCGTGGTCTCCGGCGACTTCAACTACGTCATCAGCCGCCTCGTCCACCGCATGGGCCAGGtcctcccgcgcgccgccgccgccgccgtcgcgctcaACACCTTCCCGGGCCTGGACCCACCCGACGTCACCGCTGCCCTCGCCGAGCTGCTCCCCAACTGCCTCCCGCTCGGCCcctaccacctcctcctccccaaggACAccaacaccgccgccgccgccgcgcctgcaGCCGACGACCCACACGGCTGCCTCGCCTGGCTCGACCGCCACCCGGCGCGCTCGGTGGTGTACGTGAGCTTCGGCACGGTGGCGTCCCCGCGCCCCGACGAGCTCCGTgagctggcggcggggctggaGTCCTCCGGCGCGCCGTTCCTGTGGTCCCTCCGCGAGGACTCGTGGCCGCTCCTCCCGCCAGGTTTCCTCgaccgcgcctccgccgccgggtcCGGGGGGCTCGTGGTGCCCTGGGCGCCGCAGGTGGCCGTGCTGCGCCACGCCGCCGTGGGCGCGTTCGTGACGCACGCCGGGTGGGCGTCGGTGATGGAGGGCGTGGCGAGCGGCGTGCCCATGGCGTGCCGCCCCTTCTTCGGGGACCAGCGGATGAACGCGCGGTCCGTGGCGCACGTGTGGGGGTTCGGCGCGGCCTTCGAGGGCGCCACGATGACGCGCGCCGGGGTGGCCACCGCCGTGGGGGAGCTGCTCCGCGGGGAGGAAGGGGTGAGGATGAGGGCCAGGGCGCGGGATCTGcaggccgccgtggccgccgcgttCGCGCCCGGCGGCGCGTGCAGGAGGAACTTCGACAAGTTCGTGGAGATCGTCTGCCGCGCGTGA